In one window of Osmia lignaria lignaria isolate PbOS001 chromosome 11, iyOsmLign1, whole genome shotgun sequence DNA:
- the LOC117603886 gene encoding uncharacterized protein LOC117603886 isoform X2 yields MDIRSYTDFSIISAKYITQYTGIWLPQTVTEERQRKISVSYTSFALLYGICLHVMDIYNSWGDAARCMYLTMNMLCIGMSTIKMLILNFNRAKLTDAFFYAQRHFWHRKYTPEERLIFSVSVKYCTRYAIFALTFVHLSLSGYVVTPVVENLGRNKSDRILPFKIWTDLPLSETPYFEVMFIIQADTSRSMLLTFVFHGIGSLIHLCFLTYTCHFMIEESTNITTTVYTGLWCTLPMNKVGRSLRSDIKFIMQRSLKPCYLTAGGFFPVSLETFTSLLSSTFSYFTLMRESMTKTEDE; encoded by the exons ATGGACATCAGATCGTACACGGATTTCTCTATCATTTCCGCGAAGTATATAACACAGTACACAGGAATATGGCTACCACAAACTGTGACTGAAGAAAGGCAAAGGAAGATATCCGTGTCGTATACCTCCTTCGCACTTCTATATGGGATATGTTTGCATGTGATGGATATTTACAACTCGTGGGGCGATGCAGCT CGCTGTATGTATCTGACAATGAACATGTTGTGTATCGGTATGTCAACAATTAAGATGCTCATCCTAAACTTTAATAGAGCTAAATTGACAGACGCTTTTTTCTACGCGCAACGGCACTTCTGGCATCGCAAATATACTCCCGAGGAACGATTGATTTTTTCTGTATCTGTAAAATATTGCACACGGTATGCGATCTTCGCACTCACTTTTGTACATCTCAGTTTGTCCGGATATGTGGTCACACCTGTTGTTG AAAACCTTGGACGAAATAAATCGGACAGAATACTTCCATTCAAGATATGGACCGACTTGCCCTTATCTGAGACACCGTATTTCGAAGTAATGTTTATTATTCAG GCAGACACAAGTAGGTCCATGCTTCTCACTTTCGTGTTCCACGGAATTGGCAGCCTGATTCACCTTTGTTTCCTTACGTACACTTGCCATTTTATGATAGAAGAAAGCACCAACATTACTACAACGGTATATACCGGATTGTGGTGCACTTTGCCAATGAACAAAGTTGGCAGATCGTTACGATcagatataaaatttattatgcaAAGATCGTTGAAACCGTGCTATCTGACGGCTGGTGGATTTTTTCCTGTGTCTTTGGAGACTTTTACGTCG CTTTTAAGTTCTACATTTTCCTACTTTACGTTGATGAGGGAGTCGATGACGAAAACCGAAGACGAATAG
- the LOC117603886 gene encoding odorant receptor 10-like isoform X1: MDIRSYTDFSIISAKYITQYTGIWLPQTVTEERQRKISVSYTSFALLYGICLHVMDIYNSWGDAARCMYLTMNMLCIGMSTIKMLILNFNRAKLTDAFFYAQRHFWHRKYTPEERLIFSVSVKYCTRYAIFALTFVHLSLSGYVVTPVVENLGRNKSDRILPFKIWTDLPLSETPYFEVMFIIQVISAYIIGMSYISPEMFLCVFNLHVMGQFRILQYRILNFWNVESKEMNAIMYTEHCYAALKKCVQHHQLIIEFCQKLEQIYTMTIFTHLAVLSVLMGLDCYEIVVADTSRSMLLTFVFHGIGSLIHLCFLTYTCHFMIEESTNITTTVYTGLWCTLPMNKVGRSLRSDIKFIMQRSLKPCYLTAGGFFPVSLETFTSLLSSTFSYFTLMRESMTKTEDE, from the exons ATGGACATCAGATCGTACACGGATTTCTCTATCATTTCCGCGAAGTATATAACACAGTACACAGGAATATGGCTACCACAAACTGTGACTGAAGAAAGGCAAAGGAAGATATCCGTGTCGTATACCTCCTTCGCACTTCTATATGGGATATGTTTGCATGTGATGGATATTTACAACTCGTGGGGCGATGCAGCT CGCTGTATGTATCTGACAATGAACATGTTGTGTATCGGTATGTCAACAATTAAGATGCTCATCCTAAACTTTAATAGAGCTAAATTGACAGACGCTTTTTTCTACGCGCAACGGCACTTCTGGCATCGCAAATATACTCCCGAGGAACGATTGATTTTTTCTGTATCTGTAAAATATTGCACACGGTATGCGATCTTCGCACTCACTTTTGTACATCTCAGTTTGTCCGGATATGTGGTCACACCTGTTGTTG AAAACCTTGGACGAAATAAATCGGACAGAATACTTCCATTCAAGATATGGACCGACTTGCCCTTATCTGAGACACCGTATTTCGAAGTAATGTTTATTATTCAG GTGATCAGCGCATACATAATTGGCATGTCGTACATTTCCCCTGAAATGTTTTTATGCGTCTTTAATCTGCACGTAATGGGTCAATTTCGCATACTACAATACAGAAtattgaatttctggaatgtcgAAAGCAAAGAGATGAACGCAATCATGTACACCGAACATTGTTATGCAGCTCTCAAGAAGTGTGTACAACATCatcaattaattattgaattctgCCAAAAGCTCGAACAAATATATACCATGACGATTTTTACGCACTTGGCAGTTTTAAGTGTGTTAATGGGTTTAGATTGCTACGAAATAGTTGTG GCAGACACAAGTAGGTCCATGCTTCTCACTTTCGTGTTCCACGGAATTGGCAGCCTGATTCACCTTTGTTTCCTTACGTACACTTGCCATTTTATGATAGAAGAAAGCACCAACATTACTACAACGGTATATACCGGATTGTGGTGCACTTTGCCAATGAACAAAGTTGGCAGATCGTTACGATcagatataaaatttattatgcaAAGATCGTTGAAACCGTGCTATCTGACGGCTGGTGGATTTTTTCCTGTGTCTTTGGAGACTTTTACGTCG CTTTTAAGTTCTACATTTTCCTACTTTACGTTGATGAGGGAGTCGATGACGAAAACCGAAGACGAATAG
- the LOC117603758 gene encoding uncharacterized protein LOC117603758 — protein MDTRSYTDFSITFATYITKYTGIWVPRNPAEELQRKISMTYTAFVLLYGIYVNAVDIYYSWGDATHCTFVILNTTCISMTTVKMIILNSKRAGFIDALFYAQRHFWHENYNSKERLIFSISVKYCIGYVIFAAASLQIALSGYVITPLIENLERNKSNRVLPVNMWVDLPLYETPYFELMFTFQANTSASMRIIFLFHAIGSLGQLFMLTYTSHFMMEESTNIITAMYLGSWSTLPMNEVGRSFRSAMKFVMIRSLKPCYLTAAGFFPLTLETFTSLLSSTFSYFTLMRQSFMRSDG, from the exons ATGGACACCAGATCGTACACGGATTTTTCCATCACTTTTGCGACATATATAACAAAGTACACAGGGATATGGGTGCCACGAAATCCGGCAGAAGAACTGCAAAGGAAGATATCAATGACGTATACGGCCTTCGTACTTCTGTATGGGATATACGTGAACGCAGTAGATATTTACTACTCATGGGGCGATGCAACT CACTGTACGTTTGTGATACTCAACACGACCTGTATCAGTATGACAACAGTTAAGATGATCATCCTAAACTCTAAAAGAGCTGGTTTCATCGACGCCCTTTTCTATGCGCAACGACACTTTTGGCATGAAAACTATAATTCCAAGGAACGACTTATTTTTTCCATATCTGTGAAATACTGTATAGGGTATGTGATCTTTGCAGCCGCTTCTCTTCAAATTGCTTTATCCGGATATGTGATCACACCTCTTATTG AAAACCTTGAACGAAATAAATCGAACAGGGTACTTCCAGTCAATATGTGGGTCGACTTGCCATTATATGAGACACCGTATTTCGAACTAATGTTTACTTTCCAG GCAAATACGAGTGCTTCTATGCGAATCATTTTCTTGTTTCACGCAATTGGAAGCCTGGGTCAGCTGTTTATGCTTACGTACACTAGTCATTTTATGATGGAGGAAAGCACGAATATTATTACCGCGATGTATTTAGGATCTTGGAGCACATTGCCAATGAATGAAGTTGGCAGATCATTTCGATCGGCTATGAAATTCGTTATGATTAGATCATTAAAACCGTGCTATCTGACTGCTGCCGGATTTTTCCCTCTGACTTTGGAAACTTTTACCTCG CTTTTAAGTTCTACATTCTCTTACTTTACTTTGATGAGGCAATCGTTCATGAGATCCGATggataa
- the LOC117603756 gene encoding uncharacterized protein LOC117603756 isoform X2, which yields MDIGSYTDFSITFATYITKYTGIWVPRNPAEELQRKISMTYTAFVLLYGIYLNGVDIYHSWGDATHCTFLILNTTCISMTTIKMIILNSNRAGFADALRYAQRHFWNGNYDSEERLIFSTSVKYCTRYVIFVVGSLQLGLSGYVITPLIENLGRNKSDRVLPFKMWVDWPLSETPYYELMFTFQVITVFIIGAAYVCPEMFLCLFNLHVMGQFRILQHRMLNFWNVESKEMNTVMYTDHCYAALKKCIQHHQLLIEFCVKLEQVYTMTIFTHMTVLSLLLCFDSYEMLVPGSAVYAYVH from the exons ATGGATATCGGATCGTACACGGATTTTTCCATCACTTTTGCGACATATATAACAAAGTACACAGGGATATGGGTGCCACGAAATCCGGCAGAAGAACTGCAAAGGAAGATATCAATGACGTATACGGCCTTCGTACTTCTGTATGGGATATACCTGAACGGAGTAGATATTTACCACTCATGGGGCGATGCAACT CACTGTACGTTTCTGATACTCAACACGACGTGTATCAGTATGACAACAATTAAGATGATCATCCTAAACTCTAATAGAGCTGGTTTCGCAGACGCCCTTCGCTACGCGCAACGACACTTTTGGAATGGAAACTATGATTCCGAGGAACGACTTATCTTTTCCACATCTGTGAAATACTGTACACGGTATGTGATATTCGTAGTCGGTTCTCTTCAACTTGGTTTATCCGGATACGTGATCACACCTCTTATTG AAAACCTTGGACGAAATAAATCGGACAGGGTACTTCCATTCAAGATGTGGGTCGACTGGCCTTTATCTGAGACACCGTATTACGAACTAATGTTTACTTTCCAG GTGATTACCGTATTCATAATTGGCGCCGCGTACGTTTGCCCCGAAATGTTTTTATGCCTGTTTAATCTGCACGTGATGGGTCAGTTTCGTATACTACAACACAGAATGTTAAATTTCTGGAACGTCGAAAGCAAAGAGATGAACACAGTCATGTACACCGATCATTGTTATGCAGCTCTCAAGAAGTGTATACAACATCATCAGTTGCTTATTGAGTTCTGCGTGAAGCTTGAACAAGTATACACCATGACGATCTTTACGCACATGACAGTTTTAAGTTTGTTGTTGTGTTTCGATTCCTACGAGATGCTCGTG CCTGGGTCAGCTGTTTATGCTTACGTACACTAG
- the LOC117603756 gene encoding uncharacterized protein LOC117603756 isoform X3 has product MDIGSYTDFSITFATYITKYTGIWVPRNPAEELQRKISMTYTAFVLLYGIYLNGVDIYHSWGDATHCTFLILNTTCISMTTIKMIILNSNRAGFADALRYAQRHFWNGNYDSEERLIFSTSVKYCTRYVIFVVGSLQLGLSGYVITPLIENLGRNKSDRVLPFKMWVDWPLSETPYYELMFTFQYWFR; this is encoded by the exons ATGGATATCGGATCGTACACGGATTTTTCCATCACTTTTGCGACATATATAACAAAGTACACAGGGATATGGGTGCCACGAAATCCGGCAGAAGAACTGCAAAGGAAGATATCAATGACGTATACGGCCTTCGTACTTCTGTATGGGATATACCTGAACGGAGTAGATATTTACCACTCATGGGGCGATGCAACT CACTGTACGTTTCTGATACTCAACACGACGTGTATCAGTATGACAACAATTAAGATGATCATCCTAAACTCTAATAGAGCTGGTTTCGCAGACGCCCTTCGCTACGCGCAACGACACTTTTGGAATGGAAACTATGATTCCGAGGAACGACTTATCTTTTCCACATCTGTGAAATACTGTACACGGTATGTGATATTCGTAGTCGGTTCTCTTCAACTTGGTTTATCCGGATACGTGATCACACCTCTTATTG AAAACCTTGGACGAAATAAATCGGACAGGGTACTTCCATTCAAGATGTGGGTCGACTGGCCTTTATCTGAGACACCGTATTACGAACTAATGTTTACTTTCCAG TATTGGTTCAGGTGA
- the LOC117603756 gene encoding uncharacterized protein LOC117603756 isoform X1, producing the protein MDIGSYTDFSITFATYITKYTGIWVPRNPAEELQRKISMTYTAFVLLYGIYLNGVDIYHSWGDATHCTFLILNTTCISMTTIKMIILNSNRAGFADALRYAQRHFWNGNYDSEERLIFSTSVKYCTRYVIFVVGSLQLGLSGYVITPLIENLGRNKSDRVLPFKMWVDWPLSETPYYELMFTFQVITVFIIGAAYVCPEMFLCLFNLHVMGQFRILQHRMLNFWNVESKEMNTVMYTDHCYAALKKCIQHHQLLIEFCVKLEQVYTMTIFTHMTVLSLLLCFDSYEMLVVRIYRSIHIGK; encoded by the exons ATGGATATCGGATCGTACACGGATTTTTCCATCACTTTTGCGACATATATAACAAAGTACACAGGGATATGGGTGCCACGAAATCCGGCAGAAGAACTGCAAAGGAAGATATCAATGACGTATACGGCCTTCGTACTTCTGTATGGGATATACCTGAACGGAGTAGATATTTACCACTCATGGGGCGATGCAACT CACTGTACGTTTCTGATACTCAACACGACGTGTATCAGTATGACAACAATTAAGATGATCATCCTAAACTCTAATAGAGCTGGTTTCGCAGACGCCCTTCGCTACGCGCAACGACACTTTTGGAATGGAAACTATGATTCCGAGGAACGACTTATCTTTTCCACATCTGTGAAATACTGTACACGGTATGTGATATTCGTAGTCGGTTCTCTTCAACTTGGTTTATCCGGATACGTGATCACACCTCTTATTG AAAACCTTGGACGAAATAAATCGGACAGGGTACTTCCATTCAAGATGTGGGTCGACTGGCCTTTATCTGAGACACCGTATTACGAACTAATGTTTACTTTCCAG GTGATTACCGTATTCATAATTGGCGCCGCGTACGTTTGCCCCGAAATGTTTTTATGCCTGTTTAATCTGCACGTGATGGGTCAGTTTCGTATACTACAACACAGAATGTTAAATTTCTGGAACGTCGAAAGCAAAGAGATGAACACAGTCATGTACACCGATCATTGTTATGCAGCTCTCAAGAAGTGTATACAACATCATCAGTTGCTTATTGAGTTCTGCGTGAAGCTTGAACAAGTATACACCATGACGATCTTTACGCACATGACAGTTTTAAGTTTGTTGTTGTGTTTCGATTCCTACGAGATGCTCGTGGTACGTATCTATAGATCTATACATATaggtaaataa
- the LOC117603762 gene encoding uncharacterized protein LOC117603762: protein MTAIPCFMTEDANEKATLYIKSQDVSFPTSTMDTRSYTNFSIASAKYIYNKVHWNMATLEERQRKISATYTSVALLYEIYLHVVDILNMGSNKSKRELLSRSIPVIFPRRKHPITNCCS from the exons ATGACCGCAATCCCATGTTTTATGACTGAAGATGCAAATGAGAAGG CTACGTTGTACATCAAAAGCCAAGATGTCAGTTTTCCGACAAGCACCATGGACACCAGATCGTACACGAATTTCTCCATCGCTTCAGCGAAGTACATATATAACAAAGTACACTGGAATATGGCTACACTGGAAGAACGGCAAAGGAAGATATCCGCGACGTATACCTCCGTCGCACTTCTGTATGAGATATACCTGCACGTGGTAGATATTT TAAACATGGGAAGCAATAAATCGAAAAGAGAACTTTTATCCCGCTCGATTCCAGTGATTTTCCCACGACGGAAACACCCTATTACGAACTGTTGTTCCTAG